TGGTATGCAGTCTCTGTGTGGGAACATCCCATACAGTTAGTAATATGGCTGATGGCAACTCTACTTACATCTTGAAGTTACTTCTTGGGACATCATGGCACcatttctggattttttttaacagaCAGTCCTATCGTCAGTGGATGCTTCCCCAAGGCTATTTATTGTGGACTACTTGGTGCTCCTCAGACATGCAAGTTTTGTGCAGGTGTTGTCTTCATCAAAATGCCATCCTATATTCCCTCCCCGCAATTCAATCCAAATACTATttctgttgctttttgttttatttatcagATATTCTatagcagccatccccaaacttggcccttcagctgttttgggactacaactcccatcatccctagctaccataacaggaccagtggtcagggacaatgggaattgtagtcccaaaacagctggagggccgagtttggggatgcctgttctaaagaaaCTGCAAATCCAGGttaaatggggaaataatatgGGGTGGCATTTTGTTGAAGATACTGTGTGAATGCTGTACAAAACTTGCATGCATAAGTAGCACCAAGTGTAGAATAAATTGCTGTATGGAAGTACCTTATGCCTTTCATCACAAATGTATGGTGATATGACTGAAGCCATAAACTCCTGGTTGGACTAAGAAAGGAGAGGGTCCCAGTTTAGGGATAAGAAATCgaaggactagagcaggcatccccaaactcggccctccagatgttttgggactacaattcccatcatccctgaccactggtcctgttagctagggatgatgggagttgtagtcccaaaaatatctggggggccgagtttggggatgcctggactagaggctTGGGGAGTCTTTTAATACCCAACAGATAAACCACAAGTTCACCATGAGTTGCCTAACAGATGAtcaaacacaccatggcttatttctCTGACATTTGGTTTATTTTCCAGCTGCCCTAGCCTCATGTCTTTTGGTGAGTGTCTGCAGTGAAGTGGTGAAACacaccatgtttatggaagggtGCTGGAGTCACAGATAAcaccaagccatagttaaaacaaaccaagggTTTCAAGCCAATAATAAACCACAGTTTCATATGGTGATTTGTTGGCAGTAAACAAACTATAGATACTGCTGGGcagggttcacacataatgctaaaccatagtttaataaaCCATAACTTAGTGTTGTGTGCGAACCAGGCCAGTTATgacagaggaaaggaagaaagacaaGATCCTTGAATCTAAAAGAACACCATTTgcttttcttgcatttttatccaccttctcttccagctttCCTTTTCTTCACTTTCTTCCCTTTATTCCCCTGTGGCTAAGCCACTGTCCTATTGGCAGGTTGGATTGCAATGATCAGATTGCGGTGGATGGTAGAGCTCCTCAGGCATTGCTCTGAAGGGCCCTTTTCCTGCACAACCAGCAGCTGCCAAAATTCCCTGATCTGTATTATGGGCTTGCTCCCTTATTCCCTACCCCCTCCAATGCCAGTCCCTTCAACCATGTGAGGTCTCGTCATCCTTTGGATGATGCAACAATGTTTCTATTTGCTTCCCCTTATGACTGGACATCTATGTGGCCCACCTCCCTTCAAAACCCTTTTGAAAATCCACCTTTTTCCTTAAGGCTTTTGGCACAACCCCTCTTAGTCTCCATCCCCTACAAAGCCTAACTGAACTGTAGACATATATGGTAAACTTCTCAGGAGCTGGAATCTGTATTTTGCACAGTGGTGAtactgcatgtgcacacacacacagagcatgcAAAGGAGTTTTATCATCCATTGCCTCTGGTTTCCCTAGATCAGAAGTCGGGACCCTGTgatcctccagacattgttgaactccaactcctatAATTCCCAGCctgcatagccagtggtcagggatgatgggagttaagagaccagtaacacctggaggacctcgggtcccccatccctgccttagatgTCTGTTCTCCTTCAGCCTAGACTCTGCCTTACCATCCCTATCGCACAGCTTTCCTTTGCCTCTCACTTGGGCATCCTTGGGTATTGTGTGTGCTGCTGCCAAGCAGCTGTTGGTGAATGACTGTCAAGCATCTTTATGGGTATGTCTGTTAACATAGTCCCCAACAAGCAGAAAAGAAAGGCTTGGGATTCTATCCATTATGCAAAGAAAACCCTCCCGGCTTTCCAAGTGGTCAGGACGTGTAGTCTCTAGCTATCCTGCTGTGGACTCAAGGGGTTAAAACTGAAACTGGGCACAgctgcatcccccctccccctcccctatcACCCATTCCTGCAGGCTGATCCTGCCAGCCAGAAACGAGATGATATCTCACACCCCTTTATTAAAGCGCGGACATAATCTGACTAGTTGTTATTAAAGCCCAGAGATGAGGACGTGCAGAGATTTTAAACCCTGGTTAGGAACAGAAGCACAGCCGCTCTTCAAGATGGGGTGATATGCCATACTGGCTATAGCCTGTTTGGAGCGGGTACTATACATTCGCCTGGCTGACActtgtgaaaaacaaaaacaaaaaaccctttcctTTTCAATGCCAACCTTTCCCACCCTTGACCAGCTTTCTGACTTTAATGCTAAAAAAAAGCACCCCTCCCAACTTTTTCATTTGTCTATGGAAGCTTTTTAATATATGCCActccacattcattcattcattcattcattcattcatttagtttGTTCCTGCCATTGAGGCAGCTTCTTTGCCCCATAGCCATGTGCCAAACTGAGCTGTATGTCTCCCCTTTCTGCCCCAGCACTGTACAGTTTATAAACACCTGATTTCCCCCATAGGCTTGCCTTAGTTCAGTCCACTCTGCTTATGGATTGGGACACTTTTAGACAAAAAATGAGTCCAAAGCATGTGGTTCATTTTAGAGTTATTTACCGCCTTGGCTTGCAGGGTGTGTATTGTTTGTCAAACAGCCTGGGCCTCTTATTGATCTAGCCAAGGGACTCCGCCTTCTGACCGAGATGCTGCCATAAAAGCCCCAATGCACAGCACTTCTGCAGAGGGAGATCTAAATTTTTCATTCTCAATCTCACTCAGTTTAGTGAAAGCAAGGGGAAGGGCTTGGAGGGAATTGTTCTACAGCAGTGATTTCTTCTCTAAGTTtgaaggtggcaaccctaatctgAGCCTTTCATTGGTTCAGATTAGGGTTGTGGAACCCCAGACCCTGATGAAGCTTTGAACAGAAGGGAAATATTGTCTCATCACTGCAGGACTAAGATGGCAAAAATCAAACTCGGAGCCACTTGTGCTTCCATGCAACTGTAAAAGATGCATCTGGGCCTAGAAATCCTGTCTGAGATCAAAGCTATTTCTTCCCCATAGCCACCCTCATTTGTGAAAGGGCATGAAGATAAGCACGATTGCAACAGTGTTTGGCCCTGTCCTCTCGAGTACATATATTGTTAACTGTTTATATGTGTCCCTTCCCTCCCCGGTTATTGAGTCACTATCTGGAGAATGGGCTTTTACCTTTAAGGCTCCCCAATGATGCAGGAGATGAGATCTCCGCAGCTTCTCCAAACCCCTTTCCCCTTTGTTCCTTCTGACTGCAGTCCTCGCCCTCATTCCACACTGAGCATAATTTTACATTTGCCCTGAGCCCCTGAAAATAAAAAGGTGGAAAACAGGAAGAGTGCCATGGTTTTAGTTGACTTGACAGGAGTTATACAGAAATCCGCAACAAGAGAGTACTGATGAAGAGCTCTGtataactcaaaagcttgcttgcTACTGGATTAACAGCACTTCATTTGTCTGATAAAAACAATCACCTTCCTGTTGTGCATCTGTGGGATATCAGCTTGTCAGACAGCCTGTTAATTTCATTTCAGCTTTGTTAATGTCACTCCCCCTGGCAATTTCACTGAAACCACCTTTGTCCTTGATGACTCTTCTGTCATGCTTCCACTTAATTTATTGCAGGCAGCAAATGAAATCGGTATGTTCTGGAAGTAGCTTTGGTTAGGAGAGTACTTTTCAAAGAGATGGTGCTTGATCAATGAAATATGGTATTGTGGTTGTTGTTTCCACCACCATTTGGGGATCCTTTTGCCCCACCAGatagttttgtttccttttacttTGTGCTCTCTGAAACGAGGCCAGGAGGCACCCTTCTCCATTGGGGATTGGGTCcctttcaggtgttttttttcaggGACAAGAGAGTATATTATTGCACTCACAGCACACTTGATAGTCCGGAAGGAGAGCAGGTGCTCGGTCCTGTAGCCACTGTTCCCACTCCAGGCCTCCCACCGAGGGTAGTCTCCTTTCTCCAAGATGAATTGCTGTCCTTGGTATTCAGGGTACTCAAACCCCACCCAGCTGTAAAGATGAGAAGAGAGAGCGTGCAAATGCTCATAGCTTCAAATTTAAAACtcacaataaaatttaaaaatcaaaatcaaatattGCTCAAACCATCCAATAACTGCCTGCGAAACATTATGGGGTAAAAGACTGGCAGAAGCCCCCtatggaattctctctctctctccctccctccttccacccGTCAGCCATATATATCTGTGGATTCTCCAAGCATGTTGCTATTTCTTTTCAAGCCAGCTTTGCTAATATTGCTCAATGGACACCGAAGCACTTACGGGCCACTTTCCACCTTAATGGAGCGGATCTTGCGGAAGCCACGTTCCATGATGCTGGGACACTCCATCAGAAACTCACAGCGCTTCCCCTGGAAGTTTTCTTCCTCCCAGACGGTTATCTTGAATTGACCCAGGGTCTCCATGGGCTGGCTGGTCATGGGCAGCTCTTCCGCTATAGAAATGCAAGGTGTGTGGGTTTTTAATGCTTGTttctggtggtggcggcagcagggtGGGGTCAGCCCTGTCCCCCTGCACTACCCACAGAAAATCCAAAGTACATCCTGCTAGCAGCTATCATGGAGTAGCATCCGCAAGCACCATGCCACAGTTAAGAGAATGGGTCATGGAGAAGAGATAGACAGTAGCATCTGAAATGCTACAAAAAGTAATCACTCTGAGTAGGATTATCTGGCTAAGTGATGAATTGTGCAGGCCAAGAGAGTCAGTCCATGATGCTCCTTTTCATCTATTCCTCCCCAATCATCTCATTTTACTACCACCTATCCTTGGCTAGTTTGTACAATGGAGCACCCCCCTGTCCTTGCTGACCAGCGGCTGGATTCATGCAAATGGTGGAGTGAGTCACAGTGGAAAACGGGTGCCTACACACCCGACTCTACCATTAGACAGGGCGATGCAGCTCACCCAAGGGAGCAGGTATGAAGGTCCTATTAAAGGGaccttatttcattttatattatacagggtgagtcctttaaaagaagccccgtggatacagagtacacatgttctacagggcctcttttaaaagactcaccctgtacttTTCTGACACGGGAGCCAAATATATtgggtcttttcttttttcttaaatggAGCCAAATCTCATTCCTTCCTTTAACCTATAGTTCAGTCAACATCTGCAAGCCCTCGTAGGACTGTCAGTCCCCATGATCCAGCTGTATTCCTATCTAAGTTTATGAGGTATGTTGTCTGGAGTTGAAGGGAAATCAGAATCCAAGTGACAGGTCCCCTCCCCTCAATGGAAGAAAAGGTTTTGGAAAgcttcctttacatttttattgcacACAGCCTGGTGCCAGAATTGTGCCATTAGATTTCTGCTGGCCCCTTCCGTCTTACCTTATAGTGCACACTTACTTACACACCCACCCTTCAGTGCTGTGTTTCTGACTTTCCTGCCAAAGCATTCTAATCGttacttttaaaagaacaaaagaaaaaagggtagCACTGTTGCAGTTGTGGGTCATACAGAATGCTAGAGGTAGATGGGTCTGAAATGCCATTTAACATAGCCCTCTATCTAAAGGCATGACCAGCCATTCATCAACAACACCCATCAACTAATACAGTCCTGACCACAGCAAAGAGCAGGTGCATCAGGAAAGGTGCCGATAGAACAAACATGTCCGAGTAACTCAAGAAAGCAAGCGAAACCAATACAGAACCATCCCCTGGAGGAATGTGCTGATCCTTTCCTGCCCA
The nucleotide sequence above comes from Zootoca vivipara chromosome 1, rZooViv1.1, whole genome shotgun sequence. Encoded proteins:
- the CRYBA2 gene encoding beta-crystallin A2; its protein translation is MTSQPMETLGQFKITVWEEENFQGKRCEFLMECPSIMERGFRKIRSIKVESGPWVGFEYPEYQGQQFILEKGDYPRWEAWSGNSGYRTEHLLSFRTIKCANHSDSKVTLYEAENFQGRKFELSDDYPSLQAMGWGNKEVASIKVNSGAWVAYQYPGYRGYQYVLERDRQNGEYKKYSEYSTQAHTNQIQSIRRVQH